In Flavobacterium piscisymbiosum, the sequence TTTTGCGCGTTTACTAATCTCAACATTTTTAGTTAGTGTTTTCATATTATTTTCGTTTAATAATAAATCCGTAAAAATCACCATTTGAATCAAATGGAACATCAAAAACATCTCCATTTTCATCTTCCATTGCACCAAAGATATGAAATGTTTCTGACAACTCTTCCAGATTAAGTGAGATAGCTCTTCTGTATAATCTGGTTCTTGCTTTAGTACTGCCTTTAATAAAAATATTTCTCTCAGGATATATTTCTGAAAAAGTATAAGCAGATTTGGCGACTGTAGCTAAAACTGTATTTCTGTCCCCGTTATGACTTACAGCTAAATCATCAATGATATATCTGTTTTGGATTGGGTCAATAATTAAATCTCCAAAACCTAAATTGTATAATGTTTCATCTTTTGTTACTGTGTAAGCAATGCCTTTAGATATTTCACCATTACTTCCAATGCTTTCAAATCTAAAAAGGGTTGAATCTGTATTTGTAAGCAAATCATATTTTGGAATATTCATTCTTAAAAATTAATATTGCGAAAATATGTAATTTTTTATAAATATTTACTTACAATAATTTTTTAATGATTTTACACTTTAAAAATATCAATTCTTTTCATCCAAAAAATTTCAGATTCTAAAAATTGAAGTTTTGTCTTCACTACTTTGTCACTTTTATCTCTTGGATTTTTGGTGACGAATCTTGCCGTTGACTTATTAAAATCTAAAGTGTATTTGTCGTCAATATCTTCTTTTTTGTTAGCAGAAAAAGTAATCATATTGTCTTTTACACTCCATTTTCCTTTTCCGTATTTATTAACTTCCGGTGGACTTCCGCCTTGTAATTTAGTATAGTAATGAAATTCGAATGTTCCGTCCTGATTTAAAGTCAGTTTATATTCTATGATATGTTTTCCTTCTGCGCTAAGTGAACGTGTATAATCGCCAGCGAATTGGTTGGATTGTGCCGATAAAGTCAGGTTGAAAATAAAAAGAAAAACGGTAAGGATTAGTTTCATTAGTGTGGTTTTTATTGGTTTGAAAATGAATTGGAAATTCTTTATCAAAAGTAACAGGTTTATAATTAAATCCCTTACGTGAAACCGTAAATTTATTTATGGATATAATGAATTTAAGCTAAAGATTTCCAGATCTTGTAAAACAAATATTTTGCTGAGTTAATCAATTTCGATGTATTCAGATTTGCCTTTATCGTTTCCGTTTGTCAGCCATTCCCAATCCAGAGATAATTTGATTTTACCCTTCTCTGTCAACGTAATTTGTGCTAATGCTTTTCCTGCTTTCAGTTCATTATCGGTTGTTAAGCATTGATAAAGCATGTTTAATTCGTTGTTTTTTAATTCGGCAATAATTTTCCCGTATTTTATTGTTCCGCCAAAATAGTCGGCAGTTACAAGATTATCATCCTGTTTATAACTAAAAACGGTTTCGGTGTTTACTTGTCCATTATCAGAATTTTGAATAAGTGCAAATCGTTTATTATTAAAATCAAATTTATCCATTTTGTATCTTGATTTAATTTTGAATGTATCGTGTAATACCTAATCTGTATGTTTATAAGTAAGACGTTAACGCCAGCGGAAGCAAAATGAATCTAAAAGTCTTTTGTGAATTTTATTCCTGATCTATTTTAAAAATTCTCGAATAGTTCCCAAATTCAGTTTCTTTAAGGTTCTCTTCGATTACTTTTTTTGCTATATCAAAGTCAACAACCATACAGCCCACTTCCATAGTTCCGCTGCCAATACTTCCTCCATCAGTATGGCCAAGTCCTGTCCAGCCTAAAACTTCGTCCATTTTTGCTTCGAGTCTGTGTCGTTTTTCAAGATCTTGTTCAGTTCCAAAACCATCAATGATATACTCAATTTCTAAAAAAGAAACTTTATCCTGATCAAATTCTCTATAACCTTCTTTTAGTTTCTGGTCAATTTCTTTTTGAACATTCTTTCTAAAACTCGAAAATAATCCGCCTTTAACTTCTTTGTTTTGTCCTTGCTCTCCAACTATTCCCCAATGTACAACGGCTGTTTTTTCGTCTTTGTCCCAGGTTTCCCAGTACCAAAGCTGATTATCTTTTAGTTTGTAAAGTTTAAGCATAGTATTTTAGTTTTCTAAATTGTTTTTATTAGCTAAAGAGAGTTTCCCAAGCCTTATATTGGTACAAGTTTTTACTTATTAAAGTTATAGTTCTTGATTCTTTTTCTGAATAATAAAAATTGTATTGTTGTAAGCAGCAGACCAATTGTTGAAAAAATGGCAAGGGTTGTCAAAATAGTAAAATTTTGCAAGCGAATATCAATCAATGCATTAGTAATGATAAAAATAAAACAAAATAATGGTATTCCTAAAAATGTTAAAAGTGATAAAAAGAAATTATTTCTAATTTTTTCTACCAAATTTAGAGGAAGTACAAAAGAAGAGATCACCATTGCAATAAAATATATAAATGCAAACCCCATGTTTAATAATAGTTCTAAAATCTGCATCAATTTTTCGAATAAATTTCCATCAGTCGTTTTTGTTGCTGCAATTACAATATTATAGATAAAAAATAATGCAACGCTTATCAGAAAATTAATTAGCCAAAACTTAAATATATTTTTTTTCATTTTTTTTAGAGGTAGTTTTTTATTCCATTTTTTCGTCAAGATAAACAAAATCTCCTGTTTTCATTTTACCAAAAACTTCGCCTTTTAATAAAGGGTTGATAATGAATAAATAACCAACATAGTGTGGTTCTTTCTCTCTCGATGCAATTGTTTGATTCTCTTCATGAATTACTATTTTCATAGTGGTGCTTTCATCATCAAAAGCTGACACAAACCTTATGATTTTGTTTTTGTTCGTCCACTCATATATTGTAAAAGTTTCATTCCAACTATTCTTCAGTTTTTTAGGCTTACCGTACTTTTTTATTAATGTCTTTATTAATGCATCACATTGTTTTTGAGTAATTTCATCGGCAACAGCATTTATTACTTTTATTGTACCATTTATTGTTGTGGCTACATTAACTTTCTGGAACTGCTGATTTTCAAATACTGCCATTGTATCAATAGAAGTTGAACTTTGTTGACGATACTCTATACCAATTGCTTTTTTATTTTCTGAATATTCATTTATATAAGTGGTGTCTTTTGCAACCAATTGAGAATGTACCGTTCCTTTTATTTCATAAAAATTTTTAAATTGTTTACTCTTGTTTTTCTCAGGATATAAGTCCAGTATTTTGGTGTCTAAATTGAAGCTTTCTAAATTTAAAGGTTCTTCTCCAATTGGCTTTGTCTGTCCATAACAACTTGTAAATAGTATAGTGCTTAATAAAAGAAGTATTGAGATAATATTTTTCATTTTTGGTGGATATTTATTCTTTTACAGTTGTTCATAAAATTATCCTCAGGAAGCGCTAGTGTCCGCTCGTGATTTCATATTTTATTTTGTTATTGATATGCCTTGTGTTCATGAGCATGAGATTTGTGCCAGAGGGAAAATTGTTAGATTTTGCAAATAGCTTTAGGTTGAAAATTAAAAGTAAATTGGTTAGTAATAGTTTATTGGTTTCTAGTCGTTTTCTCTATTTATTATTGATTTTTTTATTGCAAATATTCCGGGAAGAATCATGATGAATCCAAAAAAGCCAAATATTGCAGCATCCCAAAATTTATCATCAAGTCGAACAGCATTAACTCCGGATAAATTTAAATAATCATTATTTTTTGATGCTACGCTTTCAATACTGATATTTTTATTAAAAAAATACTTATCAGCAAACGATAGCGAATCTATATTTATTATTTTTTTTCTGTATTCTGCT encodes:
- a CDS encoding DUF6934 family protein, with product MNIPKYDLLTNTDSTLFRFESIGSNGEISKGIAYTVTKDETLYNLGFGDLIIDPIQNRYIIDDLAVSHNGDRNTVLATVAKSAYTFSEIYPERNIFIKGSTKARTRLYRRAISLNLEELSETFHIFGAMEDENGDVFDVPFDSNGDFYGFIIKRK
- a CDS encoding copper resistance protein NlpE N-terminal domain-containing protein, with product MKLILTVFLFIFNLTLSAQSNQFAGDYTRSLSAEGKHIIEYKLTLNQDGTFEFHYYTKLQGGSPPEVNKYGKGKWSVKDNMITFSANKKEDIDDKYTLDFNKSTARFVTKNPRDKSDKVVKTKLQFLESEIFWMKRIDIFKV
- a CDS encoding WGR domain-containing protein → MLKLYKLKDNQLWYWETWDKDEKTAVVHWGIVGEQGQNKEVKGGLFSSFRKNVQKEIDQKLKEGYREFDQDKVSFLEIEYIIDGFGTEQDLEKRHRLEAKMDEVLGWTGLGHTDGGSIGSGTMEVGCMVVDFDIAKKVIEENLKETEFGNYSRIFKIDQE